In a genomic window of Caloenas nicobarica isolate bCalNic1 chromosome 1, bCalNic1.hap1, whole genome shotgun sequence:
- the LOC135997360 gene encoding very long chain fatty acid elongase 4-like isoform X1 → MQELVMASTWEKTKEFYNWVLESGDPRTDPWLLVHSPLPVMFLFASYLFVLVLGPFYMRQRKPLKLRGLLIAYNLAMMTLSSYMFYEFLVTSVLANYSYLCQPVDYSRSELGMRMARVCWWFFFSKVIELLDTVFFILRKKQEQVTFLHVYHHGTMLFNWWSGVKYVPGGQAFFIGMLNSFVHIFMYGYYALASLGPQMHRYLWWKRYLTIMQLCQFVAIAVHSSYNLFTECPFPDGFNIAVFLYILSLIALFLHFYYWTYTRGKKEKLT, encoded by the exons ATGCAAG aaCTTGTGATGGCTTCAACTTGGGAGAAAACTAAGGAATTCTACAACTGGGTCCTTGAAAGTGGAG ATCCAAGGACAGACCCGTGGCTCCTGGTCCACTCTCCACTTCCAGTCATGTTTCTCTTTGCCTCCTACCTTTTTGTCTTGGTTCTGGGACCCTTCTACATGCGTCAGCGGAAACCACTGAAGCTGCGAGGCCTGCTGATCGCCTACAATCTAGCCATGATGACATTATCAAGCTACATGTTTTACGAG tttctggtaaCTTCAGTCTTGGCCAACTACAGCTACCTGTGCCAGCCAGTGGATTACAGCCGAAGTGAACTAGGAATGAGG ATGGCAAGAGTGTGTTGGTGGTTCTTCTTCTCCAAAGTCATCGAGCTGCTTGATACG gttttttttatcCTGCGCAAGAAACAAGAACAGGTGACTTTTCTGCATGTGTACCATCATGGCACTATGCTGTTCAACTGGTGGTCAGGGGTCAAATATGTGCCTGGAGGACAAG ccttctttatTGGGATGCTAAACTCCTTCGTACACATCTTCATGTACGGCTATTATGCCCTGGCCAGCCTGGGACCACAGATGCACCGTTACCTATGGTGGAAGCGTTACCTAACCATCATGCAGCTG TGCCAGTTTGTAGCCATTGCTGTTCATTCTTCCTACAACCTCTTCACAGAATGCCCATTCCCCGACGGCTTCAACATTGCAGTCTTCCTCTACATCCTCAGCCTCATTGCTCTCTTCCTACACTTCTACTATTGGACTTACACTaggggaaagaaggagaaactaacttaa
- the LOC135997360 gene encoding very long chain fatty acid elongase 7-like isoform X2, whose protein sequence is MQELVMASTWEKTKEFYNWVLESGDPRTDPWLLVHSPLPVMFLFASYLFVLVLGPFYMRQRKPLKLRGLLIAYNLAMMTLSSYMFYEFLVTSVLANYSYLCQPVDYSRSELGMRMARVCWWFFFSKVIELLDTVFFILRKKQEQVTFLHVYHHGTMLFNWWSGVKYVPGGQDQWLCQSPFSPGSGSSALPGPHSFRVCIQTASPFCSTKEKPMKLTQSTRPL, encoded by the exons ATGCAAG aaCTTGTGATGGCTTCAACTTGGGAGAAAACTAAGGAATTCTACAACTGGGTCCTTGAAAGTGGAG ATCCAAGGACAGACCCGTGGCTCCTGGTCCACTCTCCACTTCCAGTCATGTTTCTCTTTGCCTCCTACCTTTTTGTCTTGGTTCTGGGACCCTTCTACATGCGTCAGCGGAAACCACTGAAGCTGCGAGGCCTGCTGATCGCCTACAATCTAGCCATGATGACATTATCAAGCTACATGTTTTACGAG tttctggtaaCTTCAGTCTTGGCCAACTACAGCTACCTGTGCCAGCCAGTGGATTACAGCCGAAGTGAACTAGGAATGAGG ATGGCAAGAGTGTGTTGGTGGTTCTTCTTCTCCAAAGTCATCGAGCTGCTTGATACG gttttttttatcCTGCGCAAGAAACAAGAACAGGTGACTTTTCTGCATGTGTACCATCATGGCACTATGCTGTTCAACTGGTGGTCAGGGGTCAAATATGTGCCTGGAGGACAAG ACCagtggctctgtcagtccccGTTCAGCCCAGGTTCTGGCTCTTCTGCTCTGCCTGGTCCTCACTCCTTTCGGGTCTGTATCCAGACTGCTTCTCCATTTTGCTCCACCAAAGAGAAGCCTATGAAGCTGACACAGAGTACTAGACCACTATAG